From the Corynebacterium zhongnanshanii genome, the window GCGCATGTTCCATGGGCACGCCGTGTGAACATCTCCGCGAAGACGGGCCGCGCCTTGCAGCGCCTGGAGCCCGCCATGATTGAGGCGCTGGACAGCTGGGATCAGCGCATCTCTACCGGCCAGCTGAACACCTGGCTGCGGACCGTGATTGCGGAAACTCCACCTCCGATGCGCGGCGGACGTCTGCCTCGCGTTCTGTTTGCTACCCAGGCATCCACCAAGCCGCCGGTGATCGTGCTGTTCACCACCGGCTTCCTGGAGCACGGCTACCGCCGCTTCCTGGAGCGCAAGCTGCGTGAAACCTTCGGTTTCCAAGGCTCGCCGGTGCGGGTGGCTGTGCGCGTACGCGAGAAGAAGCAGCGCAAGCGCTAGCGGGCATGCACGCGCTAGTGGTCGCGTGCGCCGCTAGTGCAGGATCAGCAGCCAGATGCCGATGTGGTGAAGGAGCGCGGCGATGATCGTCGCCGCGTGGAACACCTCGTGGAAGCCGAACCACCTCTCTGAGGGGTTCGGCCATCTTTTTGCGTAAATGATGGCACCCACGCTGTAGACAAGACCACCGGCCACAAACAGGGCGCTCACGGCCACGCCAAGCGCCTGGTAGTACCCAAGAGCTGCGATCGCAGCCAGCCAGCCGAGGGAAAGATACACTGCGGCGTCGAGCCATCGAGCATGGTTGATCCAGACCACGTTGAGGATCACTGCGGCCAGAGCGGCCACCCAGCTGACCCCCAGGATCCATGTTCCACCCCAGGATAAGAAGCCGTCGATGGCCCAGAAGCGATCCCCGTAGGCGGCGACAGTGACCGGCCCGTAGGTGCCGGCGATGAACACGGCGATCATGGCGTGGTCGGCTCGCCGCCACACGTTAACGGCGGTGGTGCTGCGCCACGGTGCGCGGTGATACACGGCGCTGACCAGCAGCATTCCCACCAGGCAGAAGGAGTATAGGACGGTGACGAAGCTTAACCAGCTCAGACCGTTGTAGGCGAATGTCACGGCGCTTAAAGCCGTGGACGCTCCGCCGAAGTACCACGCCGCGGCGCTGTGCAGCCGCCCGCGCATAAATGGGCGGGGTCCGCGGTCGACGACGGGGCGTGGTGCGGCACTCGACGTGAGAGTGACTGTGTGACTAGACATGGGCTCAACTCTAGGCCTCCGCATTGTTTTTGTCAGAAAAACGCACGCGGCGTGCCGTGTGACACTGGTCAAGTCTCGATCACATCAGCACGGCGTCACTCAACCCAACTCAGCAGGTCTAGAACAATCCGCTGATGGTGCCGTGCGCGTCCACGTCAATGCCTTCGGCTGCCGGCTTTTTCGGCAGGCCGGGAAGCGTCATGACGTCGCCGGTCAGCGCCACGATGAAGCCCGCGCCGATCCTGGGCAGGAGCTGGCGAACGTGCAGCGTGTGGCCGCTGGCCGCGCCCAGCTGGGACGGGTCATCGCTGAACGAGTACTGCGTCTTGCTGATCACCACGGGCAGCTGATCCCATCCGTTGTCCTTAAGGAACGCAAGATCCTTCATCGCCGCGGAGGAGAATTCCACGTCCCGCGCGCCGTAAATGGTGGTTGCGATGGTCCGAATTGATTCTTCGACGCCGAGGCTCGGGTCATACAACTGATGCTGAGAGGACTCGGCCTGCTGTGCCGAGGAGCCGCCAGCGTCCAGCACCTCCAACACCTCGTCGGCAAGTTCGGTGGCGCCGTCGCCACCGTTGGCCCACACCGTTGTCCGAGCGATGCGCACTCCAAAATTTTTAGCCCATTGCTCCACCAACGTGAGCTCTTCGTCCGTATCGGAGGAAAAGACGTTGAGGGCTACCACAGGCTCTACATTGAACTTGCGGACGTTCTCCACGTGACGCTCCAGGTTTGCCAGGCCGTCGCGCAGCGCTGGGAGGTCCTCGGAGGTCAGCTGGTCCTTGGGCTTGCCGCCGTTGTACTTCAGAGAGCGGATGGTGGCGACCACCACAGCGGCGCCGACGGAGAGGTCTCCGGCGCGGGCCTTGACGTCGAAGAACTTTTCAGCACCCAGATCGGACCCGAATCCCGCTTCGGTCAGCACCACATCAGCCAGCTTCAGCGCCGTGGTGGTAGCGATCAAGCTATTGCATCCGTGAGCGATGTTGGCAAAGGGGCCACCGTGCACGAGGGCCGGGGTGCCGCCGAGGGTCTGGACGAGGTTGGGGTTGATGGCATCCCGCAGCAGGGAGGCCAGAGCACCCTGGGCGTTGAGCTCGCCCGCGGTCACCGGCTTTCGGTCATAAGTCTGGCCCACCACGATGCGAGCCAGGCGCTCCTTCAGATCAGCGAGGTCCGTGGCCAGGCACAACACCGCCATAATCTCGCTGGCTGCCGTGATGTCGAAGCCGGCCTCCCGTGGGGTGCCCTGGACGGGCCCACCCAGGCCGGTGACGATGTTGCGCAGAGAACGGTCGTTGACATCCAGGCAGCGGCGCCACGTCACCCGGCGCGGGTCGATGCCTAGGGCATTGCCGTGCTGGATGTGATTGTCCACCAGTGCCGCCAAGGTGTTGGTGGCACTGGTGATGGCGTGAAGGTCGCCCGTGAAGTGGAGGTTGATGTCTTCCATGGGGACGATCTGCGCGTAACCACCACCGGCGGCTCCGCCTTTGATGCCCATGACCGGGCCCAAGGACGGCTCACGGATGGCCACGAAGGTGGAACGACGCGACGCGATGGCGTCGGCCAATCCAATGAGTACGGTGGACTTGCCCTCTCCGGCGGGGGTAGGGCTCATGCCGGTGACCAAAACCAGCTGTCCGGTGGCGGACGCATCCTCCGGCAGTGCTGTGACATCAATTTTCGCTTTGGTGGTGCCAAACGGGACAAGCGCCTGTTCAGGGATTCCGCCGCGTTCAGCGATGGTGTGGATGGGCTCTAATGTGTGAGCTTGGGCGATTTCGACATCGGTATTAGACATATATGTGACTGTAATGCCCAGCACGCACACATGCCGGAGGCTTTTCCTATTTCAACACCCGAATAAGGGTGAATGTGGTACTGCCGGGGTGTTGGCACCACGTATTTCGGGGCAGATGCCGTTACCATGAGGGGGTGCGCTACACGAGGCCCACAGGTCTTATCAGAGGCCACAAGCCTTCAACACTCTGGCGCGACAACCGTAATGAAGCGACAAGCGAGGACAACGATGACCCTAGATGCACACAACCAATCCGATTGGGCGGAGCGCCTTCAGCTGGCGCAACAGATGCTGCCGCTGATCAGCAAGCTCCACAATGAGCACAACGTGGTGGTGTCCGTCTACGGTCGTCTGCTGGTCAACGTCACCGACATCGACATCATCAAGTCCCACCGCTACGCACGCCGCATTGTGGACAAGGAACTGTCCCTCAACTCCACGCTGGAGATCCTGAAGGAACTGGTGAACCTGGATCTCGGCACCGCGTCCATCGACCTGGGATCCCTGGCTACTCGCTTTGAGAACCAGGGCGAGGGCGCATCCCTGCGCGAGTTCCTGGAAAGCGAACTGACCGAAGTCATCGGCGAGAGCGCGAAGACCGAGCCACGTGACGTGGTGCTCTACGGCTTCGGCCGCATCGGCCGCCTGCTGGCTCGCATTCTGGTGAGCCGCGAGGGCACCTACGGCGGTGCACGGCTGCGCGCCGTCGTCGTACGGTCCAAGGGCAAGGGTGACCTGGAAAAGCGCGCATCGCTGCTCCGTCGCGACTCCGTGCACGGAGCCTTCGACGGCACCATCTCCCTGGACAAGGAAAACAACATCATCTGGGCCAACGGCACCGCCATCCAGGTGATCTACGCCAACGATCCCGCTGAGATTGACTACACCGACTATGGCATTAACAACGCCATCGTGGTGGACAACACCGGCGTGTGGCGCGACCGCGACGGCCTGTCCAAGCACCTGGAGTCCAAGGGTGTGTCCAAGGTTCTGCTCACCGCGCCGGGCAAGGGTGATATCAAGAACATCGTCTACGGCATCAACCACGGCGACATCGATCCATCGGACAACATCCTGTCCGCAGCATCCTGCACCACCAACGGCATCACGCCAGTTCTGAAGGTCATCAACGACCGCTACGGTGTGCAGCACGGTCACGTGGAGACCGTCCACTCCTTCACCAATGACCAGAACCTGATTGACAACTTCCACAAGGGAGAGCGCCGTGGACGCGCCGCTGGCCTCAACATGGTTCTGACCGCCACGGGTGCAGCATCCGCTGTGGCCAAGGCGCTCCCAGAGTTGAAGGGCAAGCTGACCGGTAACGCTATTCGCGTTCCTACCCCAGATGTGTCCATGGCCGTGCTGAACCTGACCCTGGACAAGGCTGTCGAGGTGGACGAGGTCAACGACTTCCTCCGCAAGGTGTCCCTGCACACCAACCTGCGTCAGCAGATCGACTTTATTAAGTCCCCAGAGGTTGTTTCCACGGACTTCGTGGGCACCACCCACGCAGGCATCGTGGATGGTCTTGCCACTATCGCCACCGGCAACCACCTGGTGCTGTACGTGTGGTACGACAACGAGTTCGGCTACTCCAACCAGGTTGTCCGCATCGTGGAGGAGATCGCAGGCGTGCGCCCAAAGGTACTGCCGAAGCGCAAGGACGCGTCCGAGCTCTAAACAGCGCGAGACCTGTTGGCACCAGTTAGACTGTAGGTTATGACTGGTGCCACATCGTCCACAGCCTCTGAAGCCTCCACAGCCTCCACGGGCCGAGCAGCCTTCGCTGCATCGTTGCCTGAGAGTGCAACCGCTGATGCATACCTTGGTGCGTGCGGGACAGTCCGCTCCACCAATATCGCACAGGTGCAGCCGGATCCTGGCGGCGCGGATCGCGAATCTGGCATCCACAAGGTGTCCGTAGATCACCTGGAGGTGTTTGCGCCAGGGCCCAATTATGGGGACGGCTCTGGTGTTGTGGGGGATTTTGTTGGGGATTCAGCACACCACGGGGGTGCGGATAAGGCAGTGTATGCCTTTGCTCGCGAGGAATTAGATTTCTGGAGTGGGCAACACTCGGACGCTCTTCCGGAGAACACTGAGCGTTTCCCCGACGGCTATTTTGGCGACAACCTGACCACCGAGGGCGTGGAGTGGACGCGCGCGGTCATTGGCCAGCAGGTTCGCGTGGGGGAGGCGCTGCTCGAGGTATCGGTGCCACGCCAGCCCTGTCGCACTTTCGGCGGATGGCTCGACATCCGAGGGTGGATGAAAATCTTTACGCAGCATGCTGATTGCGGTTGCTACTTCCGAGTGGTGGAGCCGGGTGTGATTCGCCCAGGTGACGCGATTGAGTTCCTGCCAGCACCTGACCATGGCGTGACGATGCAGCAGGCTTTCAAAGCCAAGATGGGAGATAAGGAGCTAGCTGCCCTTGTCGTGGAGGCACAGTGCCTGCCGCCTCATCATCATGACCAGCTGGTGAAATTGCTTCGTTAGCAGGGGAGAGCGGGGCGTCACCGGGGGTAATACGGTGACTTTTCCACAACAAGACTTTTTCTATTGCTAAGTTAAGTTCCAAGACGTTTTCACGAGACTTGCACAGAAAAGGAAAGAGGAATGTTGACATCCCGCTCCCGTATTTTCGCTGGCATCTTGGCAGTCAGCACAATGGTCCTGGCCAGCTGTGGAGGCACCGATTCTGCCTCCGGCGATACCTACAAGATTGGTATCAACCAATTGGTTCAGCACCCCGCGCTCGACTCCGCGGTCGAGGGCTTCAAGGAAGCCTTTGACGAGGCCGGAATCACAGTGGAGTTCGATGAAAAGAACGCCAATGGTGAGCAATCCACCGCGCTGACCATCGCCCAGCAGTTCGCGAGCGACAAGAAGGACCTGGTCCTGGCAGTGGCAACCCCTGCCGCGCAGGCCACTGCACAGAACATCACCGACAAGCCCGTGCTGTTCACCGCGGTCACGGACGCCGTGTCTGCAGAACTGGTGGACTCCAACGAGAAGCCAGGGGCCAACATCACGGGCACCTCTGACGAAGCTCCCATTGAGGACCAGCTGAAGCTCACCAAGGAACTCGTTCCCGATGCGAAGACCGTAGGAATTGTCTACGCCTCAGGCGAGGTGAACTCTCAGATCCAGGTGGACCAGGTGAAGAAGGCCGCCAAGCCGCTGGACTTGGATGTCAAGACCCAGACCGTTAGCTCCGTCAATGAAATCCAGCAGGCCGTGGAGGCGCTGGGTGATGTGGACGCCATCTACGTTCCTACGGATAACATGGTTGTGTCCGGCATTGCGTCCCTGGTGCAGGTCGCTGAGCAGAAGAAGATCCCTGTGATCGGTGCTGAGGAAGGAACGGTGAAGGGCGGCGCCGCAGCCACAGTGGGCATCGACTACGAAGAGCTGGGTAAGCAGACCGGAAAGATGGCCATCAAGATCCTGAAGGATGGGGCTGATCCGGCAGACACTCCCGTGGAGACCGCCTCCGAGGTGACCTACTACGTCAACGAAAAGGCAGCGAAGAACTACGGTATCGAGATCCCACAGGCGATTCTGGACAAGGCTGAGCGCGTATGATAGGCGCCCTTGAGGTCGGTCTGATCTATGGCGTCATGGCGCTGGGCGTGTACCTCACGTTCCGGGTCCTCAACTTCCCCGACCTCACGGTCGATGGTTCCTTCACCACCGGCGCAGCAGTGGCGGCTACCGCGATACTGGCAGGCTGGAATCCCATCGTGGCAACGCTGGCGGGTTTTGGGGCTGGCTTTGTCGCTGGTCTCGTTACAGGGTTATTGCATACCAAGGGCAAGATTGACGGGCTCCTCGCCGGTATTTTGACGATGATCGCGTTGTGGTCAGTGAACCTGCGCATCATGGATGGTGCCAATGTTCCGCTCTTGCGAGCTCAGACGATGTTTACTCCTTTAAAGGACGCAGGCATCAAGGGGTCGCCAGTAAGCATCGCTATTTTTGCCCTGGTGGTTATTCTGTTGGCTCTGGTGGTCTGGTGGTTTTTGAATACGGACCTTGGATTAAGCATCCGCGCAACGGGTGACAACGGTCCGATGATTACTAGCTTTGGTGTGTCCACGGACTTTACGAAAACGCTCACCTTAGGGCTTTCCAATGGGTTGGTGGGCATGTGTGGTGCACTGATTGCCCAGTATCAAGGATTTGCCGATATCTCCATGGGAATTGGTTTGATTTTGGTGGGCCTGGCGTCGGTCATTATGGGACAGGCGATCTTCGGCCAACGGTTCCTCTTGCTCGCTATCGTGG encodes:
- a CDS encoding MOSC domain-containing protein translates to MTGATSSTASEASTASTGRAAFAASLPESATADAYLGACGTVRSTNIAQVQPDPGGADRESGIHKVSVDHLEVFAPGPNYGDGSGVVGDFVGDSAHHGGADKAVYAFAREELDFWSGQHSDALPENTERFPDGYFGDNLTTEGVEWTRAVIGQQVRVGEALLEVSVPRQPCRTFGGWLDIRGWMKIFTQHADCGCYFRVVEPGVIRPGDAIEFLPAPDHGVTMQQAFKAKMGDKELAALVVEAQCLPPHHHDQLVKLLR
- a CDS encoding formate--tetrahydrofolate ligase, which produces MSNTDVEIAQAHTLEPIHTIAERGGIPEQALVPFGTTKAKIDVTALPEDASATGQLVLVTGMSPTPAGEGKSTVLIGLADAIASRRSTFVAIREPSLGPVMGIKGGAAGGGYAQIVPMEDINLHFTGDLHAITSATNTLAALVDNHIQHGNALGIDPRRVTWRRCLDVNDRSLRNIVTGLGGPVQGTPREAGFDITAASEIMAVLCLATDLADLKERLARIVVGQTYDRKPVTAGELNAQGALASLLRDAINPNLVQTLGGTPALVHGGPFANIAHGCNSLIATTTALKLADVVLTEAGFGSDLGAEKFFDVKARAGDLSVGAAVVVATIRSLKYNGGKPKDQLTSEDLPALRDGLANLERHVENVRKFNVEPVVALNVFSSDTDEELTLVEQWAKNFGVRIARTTVWANGGDGATELADEVLEVLDAGGSSAQQAESSQHQLYDPSLGVEESIRTIATTIYGARDVEFSSAAMKDLAFLKDNGWDQLPVVISKTQYSFSDDPSQLGAASGHTLHVRQLLPRIGAGFIVALTGDVMTLPGLPKKPAAEGIDVDAHGTISGLF
- the trhA gene encoding PAQR family membrane homeostasis protein TrhA, whose protein sequence is MSSHTVTLTSSAAPRPVVDRGPRPFMRGRLHSAAAWYFGGASTALSAVTFAYNGLSWLSFVTVLYSFCLVGMLLVSAVYHRAPWRSTTAVNVWRRADHAMIAVFIAGTYGPVTVAAYGDRFWAIDGFLSWGGTWILGVSWVAALAAVILNVVWINHARWLDAAVYLSLGWLAAIAALGYYQALGVAVSALFVAGGLVYSVGAIIYAKRWPNPSERWFGFHEVFHAATIIAALLHHIGIWLLILH
- a CDS encoding ABC transporter permease, whose translation is MIGALEVGLIYGVMALGVYLTFRVLNFPDLTVDGSFTTGAAVAATAILAGWNPIVATLAGFGAGFVAGLVTGLLHTKGKIDGLLAGILTMIALWSVNLRIMDGANVPLLRAQTMFTPLKDAGIKGSPVSIAIFALVVILLALVVWWFLNTDLGLSIRATGDNGPMITSFGVSTDFTKTLTLGLSNGLVGMCGALIAQYQGFADISMGIGLILVGLASVIMGQAIFGQRFLLLAIVAVIVGSVLYRIIIFCALQVGLDPNDMKAITAVLVIVALVVPRWRGALSAFTKKTASAKAGA
- a CDS encoding glyceraldehyde-3-phosphate dehydrogenase — encoded protein: MTLDAHNQSDWAERLQLAQQMLPLISKLHNEHNVVVSVYGRLLVNVTDIDIIKSHRYARRIVDKELSLNSTLEILKELVNLDLGTASIDLGSLATRFENQGEGASLREFLESELTEVIGESAKTEPRDVVLYGFGRIGRLLARILVSREGTYGGARLRAVVVRSKGKGDLEKRASLLRRDSVHGAFDGTISLDKENNIIWANGTAIQVIYANDPAEIDYTDYGINNAIVVDNTGVWRDRDGLSKHLESKGVSKVLLTAPGKGDIKNIVYGINHGDIDPSDNILSAASCTTNGITPVLKVINDRYGVQHGHVETVHSFTNDQNLIDNFHKGERRGRAAGLNMVLTATGAASAVAKALPELKGKLTGNAIRVPTPDVSMAVLNLTLDKAVEVDEVNDFLRKVSLHTNLRQQIDFIKSPEVVSTDFVGTTHAGIVDGLATIATGNHLVLYVWYDNEFGYSNQVVRIVEEIAGVRPKVLPKRKDASEL
- a CDS encoding ABC transporter substrate-binding protein, with amino-acid sequence MLTSRSRIFAGILAVSTMVLASCGGTDSASGDTYKIGINQLVQHPALDSAVEGFKEAFDEAGITVEFDEKNANGEQSTALTIAQQFASDKKDLVLAVATPAAQATAQNITDKPVLFTAVTDAVSAELVDSNEKPGANITGTSDEAPIEDQLKLTKELVPDAKTVGIVYASGEVNSQIQVDQVKKAAKPLDLDVKTQTVSSVNEIQQAVEALGDVDAIYVPTDNMVVSGIASLVQVAEQKKIPVIGAEEGTVKGGAAATVGIDYEELGKQTGKMAIKILKDGADPADTPVETASEVTYYVNEKAAKNYGIEIPQAILDKAERV